A single window of Amphiura filiformis chromosome 17, Afil_fr2py, whole genome shotgun sequence DNA harbors:
- the LOC140138028 gene encoding uncharacterized protein gives MADQGEDGKPTMPNLPEGWEMRTSRSTGRDYYMNIYTKTSQWEVPTEKAPKEVKCSHLLVKHAESRRPSSWKTDNITRSKDEALGILEGYRERIVSGEVTLAELAKTESDCSSAKNGGDLGVFGPGTMQKPFEEASFKLKIGELSEPVLTDSGIHIILRTG, from the exons ATGGCAGATCAAGGAGAAGACGGCAAGCCAACAATGCCCAACTTACCAGAAGGGTGGGAGATGAGGACAAGTCGTAGCACGG GGCGAGATTATTACATGAACATCTACACCAAGACAAGCCAGTGGGAAGTCCCTACAGAGAAGGCACCAAAAGAGGTGAAATGCTCCCATCTGTTGGTGAAGCATGCTGAGTCTCGCAGGCCATCGTCATGGAAAACGGATAACATTACAAGGAGCAAGGATGAAGCTCTTGGCATTCTGGAAG GTTATCGTGAGCGAATTGTGAGTGGTGAGGTGACTCTGGCAGAACTTGCTAAAACAGAGAGTGACTGCAGCTCAGCTAAAAATGGCGGTGATTTGGGAGTGTTCGGACCAGGCACCATGCAGAAACCATTTGAGGAGGCGTCTTTCAAACTCAAAATTGGAGAACTGAGCGAGCCCGTGTTGACCGACTCCGGAATCCATATCATCCTCAGGACGGGATGA